A section of the Metabacillus endolithicus genome encodes:
- a CDS encoding DMT family transporter, whose protein sequence is MSKNWFLVYFAVIFEVSWVTGLKHANSTLAWIMTILSILISFYLLIYATKRLPISTVYAVFTGLGATGTVIIELLFFSHEINWVKVGLCAILIAGVVGLKMVTDDHQTPSSKGEI, encoded by the coding sequence ATGAGTAAAAATTGGTTTCTTGTTTATTTTGCCGTTATTTTTGAAGTTAGTTGGGTAACCGGGTTAAAACATGCAAACAGTACCTTAGCATGGATCATGACAATCCTATCAATTCTTATTAGTTTTTATCTATTGATTTATGCAACGAAGCGATTGCCGATTAGCACTGTTTATGCTGTATTTACAGGACTAGGAGCTACTGGAACTGTTATTATTGAACTTCTGTTTTTTAGTCATGAAATAAACTGGGTTAAAGTCGGACTTTGCGCAATCTTAATTGCAGGGGTTGTTGGTCTGAAAATGGTGACGGACGATCACCAAACCCCTTCTTCGAAAGGAGAGATATAA
- a CDS encoding FecCD family ABC transporter permease produces MLLKSSYQKSLGLILGFILLILLMCGSLVFGYTDTNLKTVYDAFAHFNGSNEHIIVYDVRLPRALIGAVVGASLALAGAIMQALTKNPLASPSVFGINAGAGFFIVVAVSVFYVNSYQAYIWIAFAGAAFSAFIVYFIGSFGREGLTPMKLTLAGAAMAALFSSLTQGLLVVNEAALDQVLFWLAGSIQGRKLEGLYMVLPYVLPAIILSMILSQKINVLTMGEDVAKGLGQRTGVVKLTGALLVIVLGGGAVAVAGPIAFIGIVIPHFARFLVGNDYRWILPFSTFLGGSLLVFADILARYIVMPEEVPVGVMTAFIGTPFFIYIARRGFGK; encoded by the coding sequence ATGTTATTGAAATCTTCTTATCAAAAATCGCTTGGCTTAATTTTAGGATTTATTTTACTTATTCTACTAATGTGTGGAAGTCTTGTTTTTGGCTATACAGATACAAACTTAAAAACAGTTTATGATGCATTTGCTCATTTTAACGGAAGTAATGAACATATTATTGTGTACGATGTTCGACTACCTCGAGCTTTAATAGGGGCAGTCGTCGGTGCGAGTCTAGCGCTTGCAGGTGCAATTATGCAAGCTTTAACAAAAAATCCTTTAGCTTCACCAAGTGTATTTGGAATAAATGCCGGTGCTGGATTTTTTATTGTTGTGGCAGTTTCAGTGTTTTATGTTAACTCATATCAGGCTTATATTTGGATTGCCTTTGCAGGTGCAGCCTTTTCAGCATTTATTGTATATTTTATCGGGTCATTTGGTAGGGAAGGGCTAACTCCAATGAAGTTAACATTAGCAGGTGCAGCAATGGCAGCACTCTTTTCTTCTCTGACACAAGGGTTATTAGTAGTAAACGAAGCGGCACTTGATCAAGTGTTATTTTGGCTAGCTGGTTCTATTCAAGGCAGAAAGCTGGAAGGATTGTATATGGTACTTCCTTATGTTTTACCTGCCATTATATTAAGTATGATTCTTTCACAAAAAATTAATGTGTTAACAATGGGGGAAGATGTTGCAAAAGGATTAGGACAGCGAACAGGAGTAGTAAAGCTTACAGGGGCATTACTAGTTATTGTTTTAGGTGGGGGAGCTGTTGCTGTTGCTGGACCGATTGCTTTTATCGGAATTGTTATTCCTCACTTCGCCCGATTTTTAGTTGGTAATGATTATCGCTGGATTCTCCCTTTTAGTACCTTTTTAGGAGGATCACTCCTTGTATTTGCAGACATCCTTGCAAGATATATTGTTATGCCTGAAGAAGTTCCAGTAGGGGTTATGACAGCGTTTATCGGAACTCCCTTTTTTATTTATATAGCACGTAGGGGGTTCGGAAAGTGA
- a CDS encoding ABC transporter ATP-binding protein has product MYMDAIETNALTLSYGDTIIINELDVKIPKGEITVFIGSNGCGKSTLLRSIARLLKPRNGSVLLEGNAIAKLPTKEVAKQLAILPQGPVAPEGLTVLQLVKQGRYPHQSWLKQWSKEDEDAVSSALEATGLQDLAERPVDSLSGGQRQRAWIAMTLAQQTDIILLDEPTTYLDMTHQIEILDLLFELNERENRTIVMVLHDLNLACRYAHNLVALKDKKVYAQGKPEEVINCSLVQNVFQMNCEVTVDPIFGTPLCIPHGRGRCIIKEAGVLNG; this is encoded by the coding sequence ATTTATATGGATGCGATTGAAACAAATGCGCTCACTCTTTCTTATGGAGATACAATAATCATTAATGAGTTAGATGTGAAAATTCCTAAGGGTGAAATAACGGTCTTTATTGGTAGTAACGGTTGTGGGAAATCAACGTTACTACGCTCGATTGCAAGATTGCTAAAACCTAGAAATGGTTCTGTGTTACTCGAAGGAAATGCAATTGCAAAACTTCCTACAAAAGAGGTAGCAAAACAGCTGGCTATCCTTCCTCAAGGTCCGGTTGCACCTGAGGGGTTAACCGTTTTGCAGCTTGTTAAACAAGGTAGATATCCACATCAAAGCTGGTTAAAGCAATGGTCGAAGGAAGATGAAGACGCTGTTTCAAGTGCCTTAGAAGCAACAGGATTGCAGGATTTAGCAGAAAGACCAGTCGATTCTTTATCAGGTGGGCAACGGCAACGTGCATGGATTGCCATGACTCTTGCGCAGCAAACAGATATTATTCTGTTAGATGAACCAACAACCTATTTAGATATGACACATCAAATAGAAATATTAGATCTTTTATTTGAATTAAATGAACGTGAAAATCGAACGATTGTTATGGTTCTTCATGACTTAAATTTAGCTTGTCGCTATGCCCATAATCTTGTAGCGTTAAAAGACAAAAAAGTTTATGCACAAGGAAAACCTGAAGAGGTAATTAACTGTAGTTTAGTGCAAAATGTATTTCAAATGAATTGTGAAGTTACCGTTGATCCTATTTTTGGAACACCTCTTTGCATACCTCATGGAAGAGGAAGATGTATTATAAAAGAAGCTGGGGTATTAAATGGCTGA
- a CDS encoding manganese catalase family protein, with translation MFYHIKELQYNAKPDRPDAVYAKKLQEILGGQFGEISVAMQYLFQGWGTRCPGKYKDMLLDIGTEELAHIEMLAVMIGRLLDNAPLKDQEEAAKDPVIEAVLGGMNPQHAIVSGLGAMPADSVGNRWTADYIIASGNLLADFRANLNAESQGRLQAVRLYEATDDRGVKDMLSFLIARDRMHQNQWLAAIAELEAKEGKTVPSTFPINLEAQQFSYKFMNLSRGEESATGRWASGPSMDGQGVFEYVQHPQPHAPKPIPRPAPPVYLFIMTLPQEPVKKMRQSVHTDCLIFLRMS, from the coding sequence ATGTTTTATCACATCAAGGAACTTCAATATAATGCGAAACCCGATCGTCCAGATGCCGTTTATGCAAAAAAGCTTCAGGAAATCTTAGGTGGTCAATTTGGGGAAATTTCAGTTGCGATGCAATACTTATTTCAAGGCTGGGGAACAAGATGTCCTGGAAAATATAAAGATATGCTTTTAGATATTGGTACAGAAGAGCTTGCACATATTGAAATGCTCGCTGTTATGATTGGGAGATTGCTAGATAATGCTCCATTAAAAGATCAAGAGGAAGCAGCAAAAGATCCTGTTATTGAAGCTGTTCTTGGGGGAATGAATCCACAACATGCGATTGTTTCAGGACTTGGAGCAATGCCGGCTGATAGCGTTGGAAACAGATGGACAGCAGATTACATCATAGCTAGTGGTAACTTATTAGCTGATTTTAGAGCAAATTTAAATGCTGAGTCACAAGGTAGACTTCAAGCAGTACGTTTATATGAAGCAACAGATGATCGTGGTGTTAAGGATATGCTTTCATTTTTAATAGCTAGAGATAGAATGCACCAAAATCAATGGTTAGCTGCGATTGCTGAGTTAGAGGCCAAGGAAGGAAAAACTGTACCTAGTACATTCCCTATTAATCTTGAAGCACAGCAATTTTCTTATAAATTTATGAATCTTTCAAGAGGAGAAGAAAGTGCTACGGGACGTTGGGCGAGCGGTCCAAGTATGGATGGTCAAGGTGTATTCGAATACGTTCAACACCCACAGCCACATGCACCAAAACCAATTCCACGTCCAGCACCACCTGTTTATCTGTTTATCATGACACTCCCCCAGGAGCCTGTTAAAAAAATGAGGCAATCGGTCCATACCGATTGCCTCATTTTTTTAAGGATGAGTTAA
- a CDS encoding D-alanyl-D-alanine carboxypeptidase family protein, whose product MIKNKIKSVFFILLVWTIVIPNSIYALENQDLPLYSESVILLDAKSGQTLYEKNSQVQMPPASITKIATAIYAIEKGHLEDIVTVSENARNVDGTRVYLEVGEQVPLMKLIQGLVINSGNDAGVAIAEHVSGSIDEFITDFNSYLKEEIGVQHTTFKNPHGLYDPEHVTTAEDMAKITQYAMKNETFMEIFQTSELAWDGQTWDTTIVNHHEMVRDKEYEGISGGKNGFVQESGFTLVTTASREKISLIAVTLNAMSDNQAYEDTKALLDYGFQNFETEKIMANEQFTDHLNNTYMLNEDEYVTKRLGEIITKEVISTGELEMNGDNGRSIKKIPLTKIKSVETNKKMDSEVVVPDEVKEKESGNKHLLLLVPFSLFLALFLSVFFYVQVRKTS is encoded by the coding sequence ATGATAAAAAACAAAATAAAATCTGTTTTTTTCATTCTGTTAGTATGGACAATAGTTATACCAAATAGTATTTATGCTTTAGAAAATCAAGATTTACCACTTTATAGCGAATCAGTCATTCTACTAGATGCCAAGTCAGGTCAAACACTATATGAAAAAAATAGTCAGGTGCAAATGCCGCCTGCCAGCATTACAAAAATTGCAACAGCAATCTATGCAATAGAAAAAGGTCATTTAGAAGATATTGTAACAGTTAGTGAGAATGCTAGAAATGTGGATGGTACACGTGTTTACTTAGAGGTTGGTGAACAGGTTCCTTTAATGAAATTAATTCAAGGTCTGGTTATTAATTCTGGTAATGATGCAGGTGTAGCAATAGCTGAACATGTAAGTGGATCGATTGATGAGTTTATTACTGACTTTAATTCCTATTTAAAAGAGGAAATTGGCGTACAGCACACAACATTTAAAAACCCACATGGACTTTATGATCCAGAACACGTCACAACTGCTGAAGATATGGCAAAAATCACTCAATATGCCATGAAAAACGAAACATTTATGGAGATTTTTCAAACTAGTGAGTTAGCTTGGGACGGTCAAACTTGGGATACAACCATTGTTAATCATCATGAAATGGTTCGAGATAAAGAATATGAAGGTATTTCTGGTGGTAAAAATGGATTTGTACAGGAATCAGGATTTACCCTAGTCACAACGGCAAGCCGTGAAAAAATTAGTTTAATAGCTGTTACATTAAATGCTATGTCAGATAATCAGGCATATGAAGATACAAAAGCATTGCTCGATTATGGGTTCCAGAATTTTGAAACTGAAAAGATTATGGCAAATGAACAATTTACTGATCACTTAAATAACACATATATGCTTAATGAAGATGAGTACGTTACAAAGCGTTTAGGAGAAATCATTACGAAAGAAGTCATTTCGACCGGTGAACTTGAAATGAACGGAGACAACGGCAGATCTATAAAAAAGATTCCGCTTACAAAGATAAAAAGTGTAGAAACCAATAAAAAAATGGATAGTGAAGTTGTAGTACCAGATGAAGTGAAAGAGAAGGAAAGTGGAAATAAGCATCTGTTGCTTCTTGTTCCCTTTTCGTTATTTCTAGCTTTGTTTTTATCAGTATTTTTCTATGTGCAAGTGAGAAAAACATCTTAA
- a CDS encoding DMT family transporter: protein MDWLFLILAGLCEVAGVAAIARFNMHKSWLNAFFLALGFGTSFLFLTIAMQTISMGTAYAVWTGIGTVGSTLFGIFFLGEPAGWKRLLFISMIISATIGLKFIPS from the coding sequence ATGGATTGGTTATTCCTTATTTTAGCTGGTCTTTGCGAGGTTGCTGGGGTTGCTGCGATTGCCCGATTTAATATGCATAAAAGTTGGCTTAATGCATTTTTTCTGGCTTTAGGTTTTGGAACTAGCTTTTTATTTCTGACCATAGCTATGCAGACTATTTCAATGGGAACAGCTTATGCTGTCTGGACGGGGATCGGAACAGTTGGCAGTACATTATTCGGCATCTTCTTTTTAGGAGAACCTGCTGGTTGGAAAAGATTATTATTTATCTCAATGATTATTTCAGCAACAATTGGTCTGAAATTTATACCATCTTAG
- a CDS encoding GNAT family N-acetyltransferase has translation MEIVTNRLMIKPCEEKLLPVEMEIGPHIQHYLEEVEIDSDLKGWGVWLVFRKDDEQLIGDIGFKGKPENGIVEVGYGILNEAQGQGYATEAVEALINWAFKSGKVKKVIAECLKTNTASIKVLEKLSMTKVEEDDLMMYWERHIFH, from the coding sequence ATGGAAATTGTAACGAACAGACTAATGATCAAGCCTTGTGAAGAGAAATTATTACCAGTGGAGATGGAGATCGGGCCACATATTCAGCACTATTTGGAAGAAGTAGAAATAGACTCTGATCTCAAAGGTTGGGGAGTATGGCTAGTTTTTCGAAAAGATGATGAACAGTTGATCGGCGATATTGGATTTAAAGGAAAACCTGAAAACGGTATTGTTGAAGTAGGATATGGAATATTGAATGAAGCACAGGGACAAGGATATGCAACTGAAGCTGTAGAAGCACTCATTAATTGGGCCTTTAAATCAGGCAAGGTTAAAAAGGTGATTGCAGAATGCTTAAAGACGAATACGGCTTCTATTAAAGTTCTAGAAAAGTTATCAATGACAAAAGTGGAAGAAGACGATCTTATGATGTATTGGGAAAGACATATTTTTCATTAA
- a CDS encoding FecCD family ABC transporter permease, translated as MKKYYKLRLGSGFLSFLIDKKALFISCILLGVTCLIFMLSTGIGEVFITPINVMKTLFGFGTEMDELFIYSFRLPRIIIALLVGISLAVAGAILQALIRNPLASPDIIGITGGGAVGVVCFLMLFSDRNNSLIVSVKWMPVAAFIGATIVGILVYLLSWKNGSSSVRLVLIGIGLSMLAQSLTTLFMVKGPIYQASQANVWITGTVYGATWEQVRILLPVVIILLIICLISIRDVNIQELGDELATGVGSLVQRNRFLLLLLGTALTGASVAFAGVIGFVGLMAPHMARRMVGSSFGALLPVSALLGAILVMLADLIGRTLFSPLEVPAGVFTAAIGAPYFIYLLYKTRNS; from the coding sequence GTGAAAAAATATTATAAGTTAAGGTTAGGGTCAGGTTTTCTATCCTTTCTAATTGATAAAAAGGCATTATTTATTTCGTGTATTTTGTTAGGTGTTACATGTTTAATTTTTATGTTAAGTACAGGTATTGGCGAGGTCTTTATAACTCCTATCAATGTTATGAAAACCTTGTTTGGCTTTGGTACAGAGATGGATGAACTATTTATTTATTCTTTTCGATTACCTCGTATTATTATTGCCTTATTAGTAGGAATAAGCTTAGCGGTAGCAGGTGCGATACTACAGGCTTTAATACGTAATCCATTAGCATCACCGGATATTATTGGAATAACAGGTGGGGGAGCAGTTGGTGTTGTTTGCTTCCTAATGCTTTTTAGCGATCGAAACAACTCATTGATTGTAAGCGTTAAATGGATGCCAGTTGCAGCGTTTATTGGTGCAACCATTGTAGGCATACTTGTTTACTTACTTTCTTGGAAGAATGGATCTTCATCTGTGCGACTCGTCCTTATTGGGATCGGATTGTCAATGCTGGCACAGTCTTTAACTACACTTTTTATGGTGAAAGGTCCCATCTATCAAGCATCACAAGCAAATGTATGGATTACAGGGACAGTGTATGGTGCAACATGGGAACAGGTTCGTATATTACTTCCCGTTGTTATTATATTATTAATCATTTGCTTGATTTCAATAAGAGATGTGAATATACAAGAGCTCGGTGATGAATTGGCAACAGGTGTGGGCAGCTTGGTACAAAGGAACCGATTTTTACTATTATTACTGGGGACTGCCTTAACAGGTGCTTCGGTAGCCTTTGCAGGTGTTATAGGATTTGTCGGCTTAATGGCCCCACATATGGCAAGGAGAATGGTAGGATCTTCCTTTGGTGCTCTTTTACCAGTCTCTGCATTGCTTGGTGCCATACTTGTTATGTTGGCAGATTTAATTGGGAGAACGTTATTCTCTCCATTAGAGGTTCCAGCAGGTGTGTTTACTGCAGCAATCGGTGCACCTTATTTTATTTACTTACTATATAAAACAAGGAATTCGTGA
- a CDS encoding TetR/AcrR family transcriptional regulator: protein MSAIEIKQSGLQQFAQHGYDGTSLSLIANDVGIKKQSIYSHFANKDELYLTILAEVIEDEKNYIRNYFSENEKLELKSKLYHFLTNSCQRYEREASMKFLLRNGFLPPSHLHEKVMEILYTYYEAVEMIVLNHLQNHQPN from the coding sequence ATGTCAGCAATTGAAATAAAACAGTCTGGTTTACAACAATTCGCCCAGCATGGATATGATGGTACGTCACTATCATTAATTGCTAACGACGTTGGGATAAAAAAGCAATCTATTTATTCTCATTTCGCAAACAAAGATGAATTATATCTGACCATCTTAGCTGAGGTTATTGAAGATGAAAAAAATTACATTCGCAACTACTTTTCAGAAAATGAAAAACTTGAATTAAAGTCGAAGCTTTATCATTTTTTGACAAACAGTTGTCAAAGGTATGAAAGAGAAGCTTCTATGAAATTTTTATTAAGAAACGGTTTTTTACCTCCTTCCCATTTACATGAGAAAGTGATGGAAATCCTTTATACCTATTATGAGGCAGTTGAAATGATCGTTTTGAATCATTTACAAAATCATCAGCCGAATTAG
- a CDS encoding twin-arginine translocase TatA/TatE family subunit, translated as MNLGFGEIFLIIFVALLLFGPNKLPALGKAAGKTLREFKNATKGLMDDDDSSVKNNKE; from the coding sequence ATGAACTTAGGCTTTGGAGAAATTTTTCTCATTATCTTTGTCGCACTATTGTTATTTGGACCAAACAAATTACCTGCACTTGGTAAAGCAGCCGGTAAAACATTAAGAGAATTTAAAAATGCAACAAAGGGTCTGATGGATGATGACGACTCTTCGGTTAAAAACAATAAAGAGTAA
- a CDS encoding DUF2935 domain-containing protein, producing the protein MKTYEQAAAFEHQFWLQVLGDHARFILNALSVNEQEDIKKAKQFKDIFDTLLLKSREQTNFVALTLEAEEYAKELREFKLSIIERHLVGKITIHLPPSFINHMVNELEEYLLVLSYLKKKEKPPIFHELHHHLLWLLDAAGHAGAISDTLDRAEKQLKQKSDVFTKDFEDFYLKAVELSGYLRANVDSFPALTKMNKDVKLEIELFRGFLSEIEEMELNNEMLSTFSPLMADHMMREECYYLMKVAEASNTEKPNCDPTKPRR; encoded by the coding sequence ATGAAAACATATGAGCAAGCGGCAGCATTTGAACATCAGTTTTGGCTACAAGTTCTTGGAGACCATGCCCGGTTTATTCTAAATGCTCTATCAGTAAATGAGCAGGAGGATATTAAGAAGGCAAAGCAATTTAAAGATATATTTGACACATTATTATTAAAATCAAGAGAACAAACTAACTTTGTAGCCTTAACATTAGAAGCTGAAGAATATGCAAAAGAACTTCGTGAGTTTAAGCTCTCAATCATTGAAAGACATCTCGTTGGAAAAATTACCATACATCTTCCACCTTCTTTTATAAATCATATGGTCAATGAGCTTGAGGAATATTTATTGGTTCTTTCTTATTTGAAAAAGAAGGAAAAGCCGCCAATTTTTCACGAGCTTCATCACCATTTATTGTGGTTGTTAGATGCTGCAGGTCATGCAGGAGCTATTTCAGACACTTTAGATAGAGCTGAAAAGCAATTGAAGCAAAAGAGTGATGTGTTTACAAAAGACTTTGAAGATTTTTATTTAAAAGCAGTAGAATTATCAGGCTATTTACGAGCAAATGTGGACTCTTTTCCGGCCCTAACTAAAATGAATAAAGATGTAAAGCTGGAAATTGAATTATTTAGAGGCTTCTTATCGGAAATAGAGGAGATGGAATTAAATAATGAAATGCTTAGTACTTTTTCGCCATTAATGGCAGATCATATGATGAGGGAAGAGTGCTACTACTTAATGAAGGTGGCAGAGGCTTCAAACACAGAAAAGCCAAATTGTGATCCAACTAAACCTAGAAGGTAA
- a CDS encoding ZIP family metal transporter, translated as MLQAALWGAFAGSPIFFGALVGIFTNLPKKITGLIMSFGTGVLIGAAAFELLTEAVDEGGLRSTSIGFLVGALVFTLSEVIVSKRGGRDRKRSKKSSENHSGITIFIGTIIDAIPESVIIGVSLLEQGTVSYLMVIAVFISNFPEGLSSTVGLKKDGYSKKTILTMWLIVVSLSSVSALLGFGLLQNASASIISFISAFAAGGIFAMVSSTMMPEAFEEGGAIVGLIASLGLLSSLFLSHL; from the coding sequence TTGCTTCAAGCAGCACTTTGGGGAGCGTTTGCTGGATCACCTATTTTTTTTGGTGCATTAGTAGGTATCTTTACAAATCTCCCTAAAAAAATTACTGGGTTGATTATGTCATTTGGGACTGGTGTGTTAATTGGAGCTGCTGCTTTTGAATTGTTAACTGAAGCTGTTGATGAAGGTGGCTTACGATCTACATCTATTGGGTTTCTAGTCGGTGCATTGGTATTTACTTTATCTGAAGTTATTGTTTCTAAAAGAGGAGGAAGAGATCGAAAACGTTCAAAGAAGAGCAGTGAAAATCATTCTGGGATCACCATTTTCATTGGGACGATTATTGATGCGATTCCTGAATCTGTGATAATAGGTGTAAGCCTTCTTGAGCAAGGTACAGTTAGCTACCTAATGGTTATTGCTGTATTTATTAGTAACTTTCCTGAAGGATTATCAAGTACAGTTGGGTTAAAAAAAGATGGTTACAGCAAAAAGACAATTCTCACGATGTGGTTAATTGTTGTTTCACTTTCTTCTGTTAGTGCATTATTAGGTTTTGGACTGCTACAGAATGCATCAGCAAGTATTATTTCTTTTATTTCAGCTTTTGCAGCAGGTGGGATTTTTGCGATGGTATCATCCACTATGATGCCAGAGGCATTTGAAGAAGGTGGAGCCATTGTGGGTTTAATTGCATCTCTTGGATTATTGAGTTCCTTGTTTCTATCTCATTTATAA
- a CDS encoding potassium channel family protein — MKKQFAVFGLGRFGGSLVKEFHELGIEVLAIDKSEEKVQQYAAYATHAVRANAIDETILKQLGVRNVDHAFVSFGDDIEASILTSLILKELGIPQVWAKAQNDYHQKVLDKIGVNRVIHPERDMAKRIAHHIISEKMIDYIELSREYSMVEVVATKKLCNKTLLDLDIRSKYGCNIVGIQRGEEIFVSPGAEEKITLGDVLLIIGKNKDIVDFEEYGM, encoded by the coding sequence GTGAAAAAGCAGTTCGCTGTGTTTGGTTTAGGACGTTTTGGTGGAAGCCTTGTAAAAGAGTTTCACGAGCTTGGGATTGAAGTGCTTGCAATTGATAAAAGTGAAGAAAAGGTTCAGCAATACGCAGCCTATGCAACACATGCCGTAAGAGCTAACGCAATAGATGAAACAATTCTAAAGCAGTTAGGTGTACGAAATGTGGATCACGCATTTGTATCATTTGGTGATGATATTGAAGCGAGTATTCTAACTTCATTAATTTTAAAGGAATTAGGAATTCCACAGGTGTGGGCAAAAGCGCAAAATGACTACCACCAAAAGGTATTAGATAAAATTGGCGTGAATCGAGTTATACATCCTGAAAGAGATATGGCCAAACGAATTGCCCATCATATTATATCTGAAAAAATGATCGATTATATAGAATTATCAAGAGAATACAGCATGGTTGAGGTTGTAGCTACAAAAAAATTGTGTAATAAAACACTTTTAGATTTGGATATACGTTCAAAGTATGGATGTAATATTGTCGGCATTCAACGGGGGGAAGAAATTTTTGTCTCACCTGGTGCTGAGGAGAAAATTACACTCGGAGATGTTTTGCTGATCATCGGAAAAAATAAAGATATTGTTGATTTCGAAGAGTATGGGATGTAA
- a CDS encoding ABC transporter substrate-binding protein, whose protein sequence is MTVTSRKSWLSLFLLSMTILILAACGNTNEESTETEGAEGSNDAPAEETYTVEHAMGSTEITGTPEKVVILTNEGTEALLSMGVTPVGAVQSWLGDPWYEHITDKMTNVEVVGTESEVNVEAIAALKPDLIIGNKLRQEKIYEQLKAIAPTVFSETLKGEWQDNFKLYAKALNREDEGQKVTDDFEARISEIKETAGDKVNQEVSVVRFMAGKTRIYYKDSFSGVILEKLGFARPAVLEEVFSDNPEDLFAREVGKEVIPKMDGDILFYFTYAPPGDTEATKTEEEWTNDPLWKNLEVVKAEKAYKVDDAIWNTAGGVLAANLLLDDIEAKLAE, encoded by the coding sequence ATGACAGTAACATCACGTAAGTCTTGGTTATCATTATTTTTATTAAGTATGACCATCCTTATTCTCGCAGCCTGCGGTAATACCAATGAGGAATCAACAGAAACTGAAGGTGCAGAAGGATCTAATGATGCTCCTGCAGAAGAAACATATACAGTGGAACATGCAATGGGTTCAACTGAAATTACTGGTACTCCCGAGAAGGTTGTTATTTTAACAAACGAAGGAACTGAAGCATTATTATCTATGGGTGTTACACCGGTCGGTGCCGTACAATCTTGGTTAGGTGATCCTTGGTATGAACATATTACTGATAAAATGACAAATGTTGAAGTTGTTGGAACTGAGAGTGAAGTAAACGTTGAAGCAATTGCTGCCCTTAAACCAGATTTAATCATCGGTAACAAACTTCGCCAAGAAAAAATCTATGAGCAATTAAAAGCTATTGCACCTACCGTTTTCTCTGAAACTTTAAAGGGTGAATGGCAGGATAATTTCAAATTATATGCTAAAGCATTAAACCGTGAAGATGAAGGTCAAAAAGTGACTGATGATTTTGAAGCTCGTATTTCCGAAATTAAAGAAACTGCTGGTGATAAAGTTAACCAGGAAGTATCTGTTGTTCGATTTATGGCAGGTAAAACTAGAATTTACTATAAAGATTCTTTCTCAGGAGTAATTCTAGAGAAGTTAGGCTTTGCACGTCCAGCTGTACTAGAGGAGGTTTTCTCTGATAATCCAGAAGATTTATTTGCTCGAGAAGTAGGTAAAGAAGTTATTCCAAAGATGGATGGAGACATTTTATTCTACTTTACATATGCACCACCTGGTGATACAGAAGCAACAAAAACAGAAGAAGAATGGACGAATGATCCACTTTGGAAAAACCTTGAAGTTGTAAAAGCAGAAAAAGCTTACAAAGTTGACGATGCTATTTGGAACACAGCTGGTGGAGTTCTAGCAGCTAACCTGTTATTAGATGATATTGAAGCAAAGCTTGCTGAATAA